A window of Ignavibacterium sp. contains these coding sequences:
- a CDS encoding AAC(3) family N-acetyltransferase — MKFDDYLFRIGLGETQNIIIHSSFKRISTAFPISPDEVINSLKDIVTSNGSIIFPTFTYCFKKSGGDYEIFDRGSSKSKIGLLSETFRLSEGVIRTSSPTHSFALWGKIKNDIDETNSPESPLGKESVLNWLTHQQNSFVLLLGTDFSSLSYGHYLEVAAKVPWFDYSPWDYMNVLPIGVSTNGEQKLKEIPGCAKGFVNFEKYLLDKNLINKQDYKSLSSYFINIQLLFIEGMKYFQTHYDKVLCPIGRCQACDSRRRKFL, encoded by the coding sequence ATGAAGTTTGACGATTATCTCTTTCGTATCGGATTAGGTGAAACACAAAATATCATTATCCATTCTTCATTTAAGAGAATATCTACAGCATTTCCTATATCACCTGACGAAGTAATAAATTCATTAAAAGACATAGTAACTTCAAATGGTTCAATAATTTTTCCGACATTTACATATTGCTTTAAAAAATCTGGTGGTGATTATGAAATATTTGATCGAGGGAGTTCTAAAAGTAAAATTGGATTACTGTCAGAAACATTCAGATTAAGTGAAGGTGTGATAAGAACTTCATCACCAACTCATTCATTTGCTTTGTGGGGCAAAATTAAAAATGATATTGATGAAACTAACTCACCTGAAAGTCCACTTGGTAAAGAAAGTGTTTTGAATTGGTTAACTCATCAACAAAATTCATTTGTGTTGTTGCTTGGAACTGATTTCTCATCATTGAGTTACGGACATTATCTCGAAGTTGCTGCAAAAGTTCCCTGGTTCGATTATTCACCCTGGGATTATATGAATGTTTTACCAATTGGTGTTTCAACGAATGGAGAACAAAAGCTGAAGGAGATTCCTGGTTGCGCAAAAGGTTTTGTTAACTTTGAAAAATATCTTCTCGATAAGAATTTAATCAATAAACAAGATTATAAAAGTTTATCATCATATTTTATAAATATTCAATTATTATTTATTGAAGGAATGAAATATTTTCAGACACATTATGATAAAGTTTTATGTCCAATTGGAAGGTGTCAAGCTTGTGATTCACGAAGGAGAAAATTTTTATGA
- the nagB gene encoding glucosamine-6-phosphate deaminase yields the protein MLVIIKENYQEMSIEAAKQVASLIRKKPDCVIGFATGSTPLGLYKELIRMHKEEGLDFSKVVSFNLDEYVGLPPNHPESYHYFMWENLFNHININPTNVHIPMGMAEDIDAFCEWYEQKIIEHGGIDLQILGIGSNGHIAFNEPGSSLGSRTRIKTLNENTRLDNSRFFNSMDEVPKYAITMGVGTIMEAKRLLLLANGIKKADAIKATVEGPIMAKFPATIVQLHRYATVIVDKEAASKLEGKYD from the coding sequence ATGTTAGTAATAATAAAAGAAAATTATCAGGAAATGAGTATTGAAGCTGCAAAGCAGGTTGCTTCTTTAATAAGAAAAAAACCTGATTGCGTTATAGGATTTGCTACAGGCAGCACTCCTTTAGGACTTTATAAAGAACTAATCAGAATGCACAAAGAAGAGGGACTTGATTTTTCAAAAGTTGTCTCATTCAATCTTGACGAATATGTCGGATTGCCACCAAATCACCCGGAGAGCTATCATTATTTTATGTGGGAAAATTTATTCAATCATATAAATATTAACCCAACGAATGTTCATATTCCAATGGGAATGGCTGAAGACATTGATGCTTTCTGTGAATGGTATGAACAAAAAATAATTGAGCACGGAGGAATTGATTTGCAAATACTCGGGATTGGTTCAAATGGGCACATTGCTTTTAATGAACCAGGTTCTTCTCTCGGTTCAAGAACAAGAATTAAAACCTTAAATGAAAATACAAGATTAGATAATTCCAGATTTTTTAATTCGATGGATGAAGTTCCCAAATATGCTATTACTATGGGTGTGGGAACGATTATGGAAGCTAAAAGATTGTTACTTCTAGCAAACGGAATAAAAAAAGCTGATGCCATTAAAGCAACAGTTGAAGGTCCGATAATGGCTAAGTTTCCGGCAACGATTGTTCAGCTTCATCGTTATGCAACGGTGATTGTTGATAAAGAAGCTGCGTCAAAGTTAGAAGGAAAGTACGATTAA